GACCAAAACCGATCGCGCGTTCGGCCGCGACCAGTCGCTGGTCGATACGGTGCTCGGGTGGCGGATGGTGAACCCCGGCATGCCCGCGGAGTGGACGGTCTCGTTGGGTGAGACGGCCGAGCGCGTAGCCGACGAGTACGGCATCGGCCGCGCCGAACAAGACCGATTTGCGCTGGAATCGCAACAACGCTACGCGCGTGCGCTCGCATCCGGCGTCTTCGATGACGAAATCGTTGCCGTCGGGGAGGTGAGCCGCGACGAGCATCCGCGCCCGGCAACGACGCTCGAAGCCCTAGCCAAACTCAAGCCCGCGTTCCGCCCGGGCGGAACGGTGACGGCGGGCAACGCTTCGGGTATGAACGACGGGGCCGCGGCGGTGATCCTCGCCGGCGCGGAGATCGCGGCGGAGCTTGGCCTGCTCCCCATGGCTCGCGTGCGCGCCAGCGCATCGGTCGGCGTGCGGCCGGACATCATGGGCATCGGCCCGATCCCCGCCACGCGAAAGGCCCTTTCGCGAGCCGGCCTGACGATCGCGGATATCGACCTGATCGAGATCAACGAAGCCTTCGCCGCGCAATCGATCGCCTGCATGCGCGACCTGGAGTTGCCGCCCGAAAGGACGAACGTCAACGGCGGCGCTATCGCGCTAGGCCATCCGCTCGGGGCGAGCGGTGCGCGCATCGTCACCACCTTGCTGCACGAGTTGCGGCGACGCAAAGGACGCTATGGATTGGCCACGATGTGCATCGGGGTCGGCCAAGGTATTGCAACGATTTTCGAAAGAGTGGAGTAACGACTACATCATCATGACGACGCTTACGGTTCCGGCTACGACGCAACTCTTGATCGGTGGAGCGTGGCGTGACGCCGGCGACGGTGCCACGTACGAAGACCGCAATCCCGCGAGCGGCGCGATGCTGGCGCGGGTGGCGGAAGCGACGCGCGATGACGTCGACGCAGCGGTGGCAGCCGCTCGCGCGGCGTTCGATGCGGGAAAGTGGTCCGGTATGACGGCCGCGCGCCGCGCGAAAATCCTCTACAAAATGGCGCAGCTCATCGGCGAGCGCAGTAAAGAACTCGCGCTACTGGAAGTGCGCGATAACGGGAAGACGATCGGCACCGCCAAGGGCGAGATGGGCGCCATCGTCGATTGTTTCGAATTCTATGCCGGTGCCGTGAGCAAACACTACGGCCAAACGTTGCCGCCTCCGATGTCGACGTATCTTGCCAACACCGTTCGCGAACCCGTCGGCGTCGTCGGCGCGATCGTGCCGTGGAATTTTCCACTCTTGCTCGCATCCTGGAAAGTGGCGCCGGCGCTTGCGGCGGGTTGTACCGTCGTTCTCAAGCCGGCGCCGGCGACGCCGCTCACAGCGATAGAGCTGGGAAAGATCGCTTTGGAAGCGGGCGTGCCGGAAGGCGTCCTCAACATCGTTACGGGGTCGAGCCGCGAACTCGGACAGTGGATCGTCGAGCACCCCGCGATCGATAAGATCGCCTTTACCGGCAGCACGGCTACCGGTAAATTGGTCGCTCGAACCGCCGCGCAGACGCTCAAGCGCGTCACGCTCGAACTCGGCGGCAAATCGCCTTCCGTCGTCTTCGACGACGCCGATCTCGACGGCGCGGTCGCCGGCGCGTTGTACGGGATTTACTATAATGCCGGCCAGACGTGCGAGGCGCGCTCGCGCATCCTCCTTCAGCGCGGGATCTACGATCGCTTCATCGCCGCGTTCGCTCAGAAAGCCGCGCTCATTCGCGTCGGCGACCCGGAAGATCCGCAGACGCACGTAGGCGCGATCACGATGCGAGAGCAGTTCGACAAAATCGCCTCCTATTGCCGAATCGGGGCCGAAGAGGGTGCGCGCGCGATTGTGGGCGGCGGCGCCGCATCGCTCCCGGGCGATCTCGCCGGCGGTATGTTCTGGAACGTCACCGCGTACGAAGCCAAGGCGTCCGACCGCATCGCGCGCGAGGAGATTTTCGGCCCGGTCGTCTCGTTCGTTCCCTTCGAAACCGAAGCGCAGGCAATCGCTCTTGCGAACGACTCCGAGTATGGCCTCTCAGCCAGCGTCTGGTCGCAGAATATCGGCCGTGCCAACCGAACGGCACGCGCGATTCGCAGCGGCACGGTCGCTATCAATACGCCGTACGCGGTCTTTCCGGGAGTACCGTTCGGTGGGTACAAACAATCGGGATACGGACGCGAGCTTGGCCTGGAAACCATGAATCTGTACAGCGAGACCAAGAGTGTTCTTACCTACATCGGAGAAAAACCACTCAACCCGTTTGGGGTTTAGCGAGGACCATCCACATCGAACCGCTGAAAATCGGCCACCAGTACGATACGACCTACGGCACCCTGTGGAAGGATGGAACGTTCTTTGCGCGCGGCACGAGCGTGACCGTCGTCGGCGTCCATCTCGACCAGGGGTTCTGCGTGCGCTTTCCCGCCGACGTCGACGGGGAACCGCTGGAGACGTGGGAGGACTGGAGCGAAGTCGACTTCCTCGCTGCCCAAGGAAGCATCGAGCCGCCGGACGTGCCGATCTCGCACGCCGTGCTGGCCGAGGCCCGGGACGTCCTCTCCGACGCCGAGGACGGCTGTCATCTCCACCTACACGAAGACGACTAAAAGTTCATATTGGTGACGTAGGTCGCCTCAATATCCCTAGATAATCTTCCCCGTGCTGGGGGTAGCTCGCGGCCGCTAACGGCTCCGAGCGATCATCCATTCCTCTATCACCCGAAAGGACCGAGAATGCATTCTCGCTTCACTCTGGTGCTGGTCGCAATGCTGTTTGCGATTCCGATGGCCGCTCGTTCGGACGAGGCCGCCGCGACGCTGAACGGCACGGTGAAAAGCACGTCGGGCGCGCCTATTTCCGATGCGCGCGTTCTTATTTCAGGCCCGGCCAGCAAAAGCACCACGACCGACGCTGCCGGACACTTCACGATTTCCACGGTCGCCGGCTACTATCGGCTCGACGTCACCAAGGGCGGCTACGGCCGTGCGACCTTGAGCAACCTCGCACTCTTTGCCGGCGAAACGCTGCCGATCACGGTAACGCTACAAGAAGCGAGCCTGAGCACGCTGCGCACGATCGCTACGGTCTCCGTTAACGGAGCCAGTTCGATCAATACCGGAGCCGCCGTTTCGACGATCACCTCGCGCGAAGCGTTTACCAATCTCGCGAACCCGCAGATCAATAACGTGATCGCGCGTATCCCCGGCGCCGGTATCGAGCGCGGCTCGACATCGCCGAACACCTCGATCTCTCTGGGCGGCGCGCAGCCGTACGAAACCCAGGTCCTCATCGACGGCCATCCCGTTTCCGGCGGGCGATACGGCGTCTGGTTCTCGCAGTTCTTCAACTCGTTTTTGCTGCAGGACGTAGAGACGCAGACGGGCCCGGGGAACACCACGCCGTTCGCTTCAACGACCATCGGCGGTACGGCGAACCTCGTCACGCCGGACTTTACGGGGAAACCCACGGCCGAGTTCGTGACGGGGCTCGACAACTTCGGCGCGCAGTACTCCAGTTTTCTTGCAACCGACCGGTTCGGCAAGCTTTCGACCGTCATCGGCGGTGCGGTGAGCGGCGTCAAGGGACCGTACTATGAAACCAGCGGTTGCGTGGTCAAACTCGCCAACAATACGATCTCGCAGGTGCCCGGGCAAATCGGTATCGAGCAATTCTGCGGCGATCTCTCCGGCTCGCTGGTCAGCAAGGGAGAGATCCTCAAATTCCGCTACGATCTCTCGCCCTCAACCTCGCTATCGGCGGGCTTCGTTGGTTCGCAAGCGGGCTACGTGCCGCAAGGAACGGCCTACGGGCAGGATGCCGGCCAGACGACGATCGTGCAGTGTATCCCGACAGGATCGGTATCGTACTCCGGGCAGTGCGGAATCCCGGGCAAGGATATCGGCAAGACCGTGAACGGATACATTTTCTTCCCGGGTTCCAAGGTGTATAACAATCAGCCGATCTTCACCGGCGAATTTCGCACGTCGCTCGGTGAGAATACGCTCCTGGTTCGCCCGTACGTCGGCAACATCTCGCGTATCATCGATGGATCGGGCGAAGCCAATTATGCCGACCATTATTCGCCGACGCAAAGCGCGAGCTGCCCGACGGCAGCCGGCGGCGGCTTGTATTATTGCCCGCAGGGCGCGTTCAATCTGCTCGAATCGGACAAACTGCACGGAACCACCGTGTCGTTCATTCATCCGTTCGGAGAGAACCTCCTGAACTTTACCTACGACTATCACAGCGACGATACGTTCGCGTACTACGGCAGCCCGTCGGCCGTCAACACGCCCGACACGCTGGAGAAGTACAACATCTTTTCGCTCACCGGCGATTTTGCGCTGGCGCGTCACTTGAGCCTGCGGGGCGGTCTCTACGAGACCAATTGGAATCTCAACGGCATCCAAGAAATTCCGACGACGGTCGGCGGAAAAATCGTCCTGGTACCGGCGTCGCTGACGCGTAGCGTTAGCCGCTTCGATCCGCATATCGCGCTGACGCTTTCGCCGAAGGCGGGGCTTTCGTATCGCGCGTCGTTCGGAACGTCCGCGGTCTATCCGTACGCCTCCGAGGTCAGCGGATCGGCGTTCTTTACGCAGCCGAACGTAGTCGCTCCGAACGGTTCGATCACGCAGAAGAATCCGTTCCTGGATCCGGAAACGGCGACGGCGTTCGACATCGGCATGGACAAGCGTTTCGGTCGCGATAGCGTGCTGAGCCTCGATTTGCAAAATACCCAGATTCACAACGTCGTAGAACAGTTCACGACGGTCATTCCGGGTTCGCCCTCGATCAATCAACCGGTGAACGTCGCCGGTCTTTCGGCCCAGTTGCTCACCATGAAGTATAGTCACGAGCCCGGTATCGGGCTTGGCTACTATGCGACGGCGACGCTGAGCCGCTCGATCATCAACGGCGTCCCGGCGGCATTCTACAGTGCGAATGCCGTTTCGCAGCCGGCGAACGGCCAGCAACAGTGCAGCAACGGCGGGAGCCAGATCTGCATTCCGTATCTCAAGGCGTACGCGGCGGGAAGCTACACGCTGCGCGACAAGACGTACTTCGAACTCGGCGCCGATTTCGAAGGCAAGAACAATACCTACAATCAACCGCCCTTCACGATCTGGGATCTGGTCGTGAAACGCCCGGTAGCCAAGACGCTGACGGTCGGGCTCTCGGTGGAGAATCTGTTCAACACCAACAACTTCAACAATCTGCCGCAGCCCGGAACGGGCGTCGCACAGGTCGGCCAAAACGCGAATGGTTTGGCGTCGATCCTAGCGCCGCTCATCCCCGCGCCGCCGCGCACGATCCGGTTACAACTCGACTACCACATCAACCGCTAAAGCCCCAAGGCTGAACGAAAAGAGCCGCACTCGAATGAGTGCGGCTCTTTTATGACCGAGAGATGGCAGGTAACGGGGGCTTCCTAAAGTGGAAGATCGCGTTGGAAGCAGCTTCGATAGATCAACTGCGGATTGAGAAAGAGCGGAAGATTCGACGCATCGATTCGCTCGAAAGGTAGACCGATGAGATCCTCAAACCAGAATCGATGCGCGTTATCCCTGATGAGATAGCCGACGACTTGCCCGTGCCGACCACTGTCACTAATGGCCCAAATATTCACGACGGTTGATGCCTTCCCGCTACCCATCGTGTTCGACGTTCCCAGAGCCGAAGTCGACGATGCACAGCGAGCGCCGACACTAGGAGCGTACGGCCCGGATTCTAGGCGGAGTTGCATTCCCGGTAGAATGCCGATTACTGCTAATGCAATTGATTGGGCGATCATTAGGCGACTGTCAAGGGCTGACTGAAACAATCATGCACGACTGGGCCCTTTCCATTTGAAGCTTGGTTCTTGGCGTCTATGCTTTGCATTCTTTTGGATTTGCCGCGGTGTTCACAAGATCAGTGATCGTGCTCGTTTAGCGCCGGGCCCGCGAAGGGTGCTCCGCCCAGCCAGTTTGCTGCCGCGGAGCCGCCGACCGATGGGTTGTTCTCCACCCGTGACGCGAGAATTTCCTTCATGCGTGTTTCCTCGGAGCCGTCGCAAGGACGGAGGAAGTTACCGCATTACCGTGTCGGCTGGTACGCTTGAAGCTACCGCCAGCAACAGCGGAAGCCAGATCTGTATTCCGTATCTCAAGACGTACTTCGAACGCTTAGCCCAAGGCTGAACGAAAAGAGCCGCACTCGATGAGCGCGGCTCTTTTCTTTAGACGGAACGTCAGACGGAGTGCTAGTTGCCGAGGTAAACGATGTTTCCTTGCCAGTATTTGGTGCAATTCGAGGACTGCACCGTCGGCGAGAAGTTGTACCACCAGCAATAGACTTGGCCGGGCGTTAGGCTCGAGAACGTGACCTGCCCGTTCGGTCCGGTCGTCGCTTGTGCGATCGGCGCGGCGGTGCTGAGGTTCCCATTCGGGTCCGGCGTAGCTTCCGAAACCAGAGCGCCGGCGGCCGGCTGCGAGGAGACGGTGACTTCGACGACGGCCGAGGTAATGTTGGGGTTCGGCGAATACGTCGTCGCCGTGGGTGACGGGATCGGCGTGACCGTTCCGTAGGGATTGTAATTGCTGTTGCACGCGGCCAAGGCCAGTGCTGCGAGCGCGAGAGCGAATGCGAAGCGTTTGGGCATGGCGGGCGAGGTTCGACCGCTGTGGGCGCGATTCATGCGCTCGCCGAGCCCAGGTTCGCGGCCGA
This genomic window from Candidatus Dormiibacterota bacterium contains:
- a CDS encoding acetyl-CoA C-acyltransferase, whose product is MGREVWVIDAVRTPIGRLGGALAQVRPDDLAASVVRAVVDRAVVPYDRIDDVFFGAANQSGEDNRNVGRMAALLAGLPVEVAGATFNRLCGSSLEAINAAAHAIACGDADVIVAGGVESMTRAPYVLTKTDRAFGRDQSLVDTVLGWRMVNPGMPAEWTVSLGETAERVADEYGIGRAEQDRFALESQQRYARALASGVFDDEIVAVGEVSRDEHPRPATTLEALAKLKPAFRPGGTVTAGNASGMNDGAAAVILAGAEIAAELGLLPMARVRASASVGVRPDIMGIGPIPATRKALSRAGLTIADIDLIEINEAFAAQSIACMRDLELPPERTNVNGGAIALGHPLGASGARIVTTLLHELRRRKGRYGLATMCIGVGQGIATIFERVE
- a CDS encoding aldehyde dehydrogenase family protein — encoded protein: MQRFSKEWSNDYIIMTTLTVPATTQLLIGGAWRDAGDGATYEDRNPASGAMLARVAEATRDDVDAAVAAARAAFDAGKWSGMTAARRAKILYKMAQLIGERSKELALLEVRDNGKTIGTAKGEMGAIVDCFEFYAGAVSKHYGQTLPPPMSTYLANTVREPVGVVGAIVPWNFPLLLASWKVAPALAAGCTVVLKPAPATPLTAIELGKIALEAGVPEGVLNIVTGSSRELGQWIVEHPAIDKIAFTGSTATGKLVARTAAQTLKRVTLELGGKSPSVVFDDADLDGAVAGALYGIYYNAGQTCEARSRILLQRGIYDRFIAAFAQKAALIRVGDPEDPQTHVGAITMREQFDKIASYCRIGAEEGARAIVGGGAASLPGDLAGGMFWNVTAYEAKASDRIAREEIFGPVVSFVPFETEAQAIALANDSEYGLSASVWSQNIGRANRTARAIRSGTVAINTPYAVFPGVPFGGYKQSGYGRELGLETMNLYSETKSVLTYIGEKPLNPFGV
- a CDS encoding TonB-dependent receptor, with translation MHSRFTLVLVAMLFAIPMAARSDEAAATLNGTVKSTSGAPISDARVLISGPASKSTTTDAAGHFTISTVAGYYRLDVTKGGYGRATLSNLALFAGETLPITVTLQEASLSTLRTIATVSVNGASSINTGAAVSTITSREAFTNLANPQINNVIARIPGAGIERGSTSPNTSISLGGAQPYETQVLIDGHPVSGGRYGVWFSQFFNSFLLQDVETQTGPGNTTPFASTTIGGTANLVTPDFTGKPTAEFVTGLDNFGAQYSSFLATDRFGKLSTVIGGAVSGVKGPYYETSGCVVKLANNTISQVPGQIGIEQFCGDLSGSLVSKGEILKFRYDLSPSTSLSAGFVGSQAGYVPQGTAYGQDAGQTTIVQCIPTGSVSYSGQCGIPGKDIGKTVNGYIFFPGSKVYNNQPIFTGEFRTSLGENTLLVRPYVGNISRIIDGSGEANYADHYSPTQSASCPTAAGGGLYYCPQGAFNLLESDKLHGTTVSFIHPFGENLLNFTYDYHSDDTFAYYGSPSAVNTPDTLEKYNIFSLTGDFALARHLSLRGGLYETNWNLNGIQEIPTTVGGKIVLVPASLTRSVSRFDPHIALTLSPKAGLSYRASFGTSAVYPYASEVSGSAFFTQPNVVAPNGSITQKNPFLDPETATAFDIGMDKRFGRDSVLSLDLQNTQIHNVVEQFTTVIPGSPSINQPVNVAGLSAQLLTMKYSHEPGIGLGYYATATLSRSIINGVPAAFYSANAVSQPANGQQQCSNGGSQICIPYLKAYAAGSYTLRDKTYFELGADFEGKNNTYNQPPFTIWDLVVKRPVAKTLTVGLSVENLFNTNNFNNLPQPGTGVAQVGQNANGLASILAPLIPAPPRTIRLQLDYHINR